From the Cydia pomonella isolate Wapato2018A chromosome 11, ilCydPomo1, whole genome shotgun sequence genome, one window contains:
- the LOC133523128 gene encoding uncharacterized protein K02A2.6-like, whose protein sequence is MNSNLSNVVLLGQFNPKTDKWCDYKEQLLCALDVAGVAQDPARARSLFLSQCGKDTYSLIASLLVPQRPTSASFEDIIRVLDQFFEPEVNEILQAGKFHKRIQLQQESVQEFIGAISLLGAKCNFADLKRQLRDRLVLGVRDERLRRELLKTKDLTYTGAVQYCLNYQATFPDLYPEARASTSKQTPHNESDQMEIDKIQSIVNCKHCARVHKPNERCPFSKAQCYYCKRHGHIASACNKKLGKVHLTDDKCSCDSNSDQEDMMNGIYVCAEDYCEPIRANVDINGTKLLMEIDSGASRSIISEETFKKLWFNPPPLNTTNVKLVTWSRAPLRVLGLLHVRVVLGDKEAQCELLVVAGCGPSLLGRNWFKKLGLQVDGVGWSEEEVAEWKNKYPDLFMEGLGEYTGPPVSLHVRPGTAPRFMKARPVPFPLKQQVEDELRQMIKDGVLTPIKYSKWATPLRIVKKDNGSLRICGDYRSTVNASIDADSYPLPTSTEAFVKLSGGSIFSKLDLKQAYTQLKVDDDTATLLTLNTPIGLMKVNRLAYGVSAAPGIFQRLMSTTLADMEGVACLLDDVAVTGRNMEEHNQRLNAVLKKLQDLGFRLNVNKCVFASRSITFLGHMLDAEGLHPTPDKVEEIQGKPAPTNKETLRAFLGLYTYYEKFLPDKATLLEPLYRLLEGKSPWTWGEKEQAAFNKAKNLLSSDCTLVGYDLNKDLLLVCDSSDYGLGAALVHIMEDGSERPVMMASRTLQPHERRYGQIDKEALAIMFGLTKYHQFLAGRKFCIITDHKPLVGLFNPEKPIPDQISPRMLRWSLKLNGYSYSIKYRPGKLIGNADALSRWTEPETSSVNPNVDCLGEVLLLEEQPLGWNLDVKAIAEETKKDQMLQKVLFNVLHGWPRSNTDPEMQPYWIRRDALSHNKDCLLWCNRVVIPTSLHKKVLKLLHAPHAGIVQTKAYARGYLWWAGMDKDIEKVVAECEDCQSVRNNPPKDPQIWIMPDKPWSRVHIDFAGPFQGKTFLLLIDSYSKWIEAEIVASMSSDTIITILRRIFASQGLPDVLVSDNGRTFTSEDFNSFLRRNHIRHIFTPPYHPATNGQIERAVQTFKNKLKKMAATNMPWSEKLAKALYALRTVPNSSTNKTPAEMLNGRKYRTAISSLHPESTPSRAEQQLEQAAQRPCVRAFHLHQPVLVRMYTPGTKWAKGEIEAIEGPSTYVVRTEDGELHRRHADQIIARALRQPVEAPTGDQQPLEFGSQSTTEEDPPIEIPPPELWPDIIGIPNDY, encoded by the coding sequence ATGAACAGTAATCTTTCAAATGTGGTGCTTCTCGGACAATTCAACCCAAAAACTGACAAGTGGTGTGATTATAAGGAACAATTATTATGTGCATTGGACGTGGCGGGCGTAGCGCAGGACCCGGCTCGGGCGCGCTCGTTGTTTCTGTCCCAGTGTGGCAAGGACACTTATTCGCTCATTGCATCACTTCTGGTCCCGCAGAGGCCAACAAGTGCTTCATTTGAGGACATTATCCGTGTTTTGGATCAGTTTTTTGAGCCGGAAGTAAATGAAATTTTACAAGCGGGAAAGTTTCATAAACGCATACAATTACAACAAGAGAGCGTGCAAGAGTTCATCGGCGCGATAAGTTTACTCGGTGCTAAATGTAACTTTGCCGATCTTAAGCGACAGTTGAGAGATAGACTAGTACTGGGGGTGCGCGACGAGCGCCTGCGCCGCGAATTGTTGAAGACCAAGGACCTCACGTATACGGGGGCCGTTCAGTATTGTCTTAACTACCAGGCGACGTTCCCAGACTTGTACCCTGAAGCGCGTGCTAGTACATCTAAGCAAACTCCACATAACGAAAGTGACCAGATggaaattgataaaatacagTCAATAGTGAATTGCAAACATTGTGCCCGGGTTCACAAACCGAATGAGCGGTGCCCTTTCAGTAAGGCTCAGTGTTATTATTGTAAGCGACATGGGCATATTGCTTCGGCTTGCAATAAGAAACTAGGTAAGGTCCATCTGACTGATGACAAGTGTTCATGCGACTCCAACTCTGACCAGGAAGACATGATGAATGGAATTTATGTCTGCGCGGAGGATTACTGTGAACCGATTAGAGCAAATGTGGATATTAATGGAACCAAATTATTAATGGAAATAGACTCCGGAGCCTCGAGATCTATAATATCCGAGGAGACATTTAAAAAGTTGTGGTTCAACCCGCCCCCATTAAATACCACAAATGTGAAACTAGTTACGTGGAGCCGTGCCCCTTTAAGAGTTTTAGGGTTGTTACACGTACGAGTAGTTTTAGGCGACAAGGAGGCTCAATGTGAACTGTTGGTGGTCGCGGGCTGCGGACCGAGCTTGCTCGGTAGGAACTGGTTTAAGAAGCTGGGGCTGCAAGTGGATGGCGTGGGCTGGTCAGAAGAGGAAGTAGCTGAATGGAAGAATAAATACCCAGATTTGTTTATGGAGGGTTTGGGAGAGTACACCGGGCCACCAGTGTCACTGCATGTGCGACCCGGGACCGCGCCACGATTCATGAAAGCGAGACCTGTACCATTCCCACTAAAACAGCAAGTGGAGGATGAGCTGCGTCAGATGATTAAGGACGGTGTATTAACACCAATCAAATATTCAAAGTGGGCAACTCCCTTAAGAATTGTTAAGAAAGATAATGGATCTTTGCGTATCTGTGGAGACTATCGTTCTACGGTTAACGCATCAATAGATGCTGACTCATACCCGCTCCCTACATCGACAGAGGCATTCGTGAAGCTTAGCGGGGGAAGCATATTTAGCAAATTGGACTTGAAGCAGGCGTACACCCAGCTCAAGGTGGACGATGATACCGCGACGCTGCTAACACTAAATACACCCATTGGACTAATGAAGGTGAATCGTTTAGCTTACGGGGTGAGCGCTGCGCCGGGCATCTTCCAGAGGCTTATGTCTACCACCCTGGCAGACATGGAAGGAGTCGCGTGTCTTCTAGACGATGTGGCCGTCACAGGGAGAAATATGGAAGAGCATAACCAGAGATTGAACGCAGTACTGAAAAAGCTGCAAGATCTGGGTTTTCGACTAAACGTTAATAAATGCGTGTTTGCTTCACGGAGTATCACCTTTTTGGGCCATATGCTGGACGCCGAGGGGCTTCATCCGACACCGGACAAAGTAGAAGAGATTCAGGGTAAACCAGCGCCCACAAATAAAGAGACATTAAGAGCATTTTTGGGACTATACACGTACTACGAGAAATTCTTGCCTGACAAAGCAACATTGCTTGAACCATTGTACCGGTTGCTGGAAGGGAAATCACCGTGGACTTGGGGTGAGAAGGAACAAGCTGCGTTTAATAAAGCTAAGAATCTTTTGTCGTCGGATTGTACATTAGTCGGATATGACCTAAATAAAGATTTGttactggtttgcgactcgtcAGATTATGGTTTGGGAGCCGCGTTGGTCCACATCATGGAAGATGGATCCGAACGTCCAGTGATGATGGCGTCTCGGACATTACAACCACATGAGAGACGCTACGGGCAAATTGACAAAGAAGCCCTCGCGATAATGTTCGGCCTAACTAAGTATCATCAATTCCTGGCCGGACGGAAATTTTGCATCATCACTGACCACAAACCCTTAGTTGGTCTGTTCAACCCAGAGAAACCAATTCCTGACCAAATATCGCCTAGAATGTTACGGTGGTCGCTAAAACTTAACGGGTACAGTTATTCTATCAAATATCGGCCAGGCAAGTTGATTGGCAATGCGGACGCTTTAAGCAGGTGGACAGAACCGGAGACGTCTTCTGTAAACCCAAATGTAGACTGTCTAGGCGAGGTACTTTTGCTAGAAGAGCAACCACTGGGATGGAACCTGGATGTAAAAGCAATTGCTGAAGAAACCAAGAAAGATCAGATGCTACAGAAGGTGCTATTTAACGTACTCCATGGGTGGCCGCGCTCCAATACAGATCCTGAAATGCAACCATATTGGATCCGCAGAGATGCTCTTTCACACAATAAAGATTGTTTATTGTGGTGTAACAGAGTCGTCATACCTACTTCGCTCCacaaaaaggtacttaaattgcTACATGCTCCACATGCCGGGATTGTACAGACCAAAGCATACGCTAGAGGGTACCTTTGGTGGGCTGGCATGGACAAGGATATCGAGAAGGTGGTGGCTGAGTGCGAGGACTGCCAGTCTGTGAGAAACAACCCACCTAAAGATCCGCAAATatggataatgccggacaaacCTTGGAGTCGAGTCCATATCGATTTTGCTGGTCCCTTCCAGGGAAAAACCTTCTTGCTATTAATCGATTCTTACAGCAAGTGGATAGAGGCAGAAATTGTTGCATCTATGAGCTCGGATACTATAATTACAATTTTGAGACGCATCTTTGCCTCACAAGGTTTGCCGGATGTCTTGGTGTCCGACAACGGCAGGACATTTACGTCCGAAGATTTCAATTCATTTTTGAGGAGGAACCATATCAGGCACATATTTACTCCGCCCTACCACCCAGCGACCAATGGCCAAATAGAAAGGGCTGTGcagacatttaaaaataaattgaagaaaatggCTGCCACAAACATGCCTTGGAGTGAAAAACTGGCGAAAGCTTTATACGCTTTGCGTACCGTCCCTAACAGCTCTACCAATAAAACACCAGCGGAAATGCTTAATGGACGCAAATATAGAACAGCCATATCAAGTTTGCACCCGGAGAGCACACCGAGCCGTGCCGAACAACAGCTAGAACAGGCAGCGCAGCGGCCGTGCGTGCGTGCATTCCATCTGCATCAACCTGTGCTCGTGCGAATGTACACGCCAGGAACTAAGTGGGCAAAAGGCGAGATTGAGGCAATAGAGGGACCCAGTACTTATGTGGTAAGAACGGAAGATGGAGAGCTGCATCGTCGTCATGCTGATCAAATCATAGCTCGAGCATTGAGACAGCCGGTGGAAGCTCCTACTGGGGACCAACAACCGCTTGAATTTGGATCTCAGTCGACAACAGAAGAAGATCCTCCTATTGAAATACCACCGCCAGAGTTATGGCCCGACATCATAGGAATACCTAATgattattaa